A stretch of DNA from Micromonospora peucetia:
GCGTTCTCCGCGCCCGCCGCCTTGATCCGGGCGTCCATCTCGGCCTGCATCCGTTCCCAGATGGCGTAGCCGGCCGGGCGGATGACCATGGTCCCCCGGACCGGGCCGTTGTCGGCCAGCTTCGCCTTGGCGATCAGGTCCTGGTACCAGCGGGGAAAGTCCTCCGCACGGGGAGTGAGCACGCGTGCCATGACCGCAGATCCTATGCGTCGGCCGAAGGGGCGGCGCCATCGGGCGCGATGTCGCCGACGTCCGGCGAGACGGCCGGTGCGGCGGGTCGTAGGATTCGACCACCATGGGTGAGGTGAGAGACGGTACCCGTACGCGGGATTCGATCGTCGAGGCCGCCCGGACGCTGACCGTCGCGACCGGCTGGGACAGCGTCCGGATGGGCGCCGTCGCGTCTGCGGCGGGGGTCAGCCGGCAGACGGTCTACAACGAGTTCGGCAGCAAGGCCGGGCTGGCCGAGGCGCTCGCCCGGCGGGAGATCGACCGGTTCGTCGGCGACGTGCGCGCGCTGCTGCGCACACATGGCGACGACGTCCGGGCCGCCGCGCACGCGACCATCACGCACACCCTCACGGAGGCGGCCGACGATCCACTGATCAAGGCTGTCCTGACCAGCGACCAGGGCGGCTCGGACGAACTGCTGCCCTATCTCACCACCCGGCAGGAGTTGGTGCTCACCGAGGCCACCGAGGCGCTGCTGGAGTGGGCCGACACCGTGCTGCCGGGCGCCGACCGGGCCGCCGTCACCTTCGCCACGGACTCGGTGGTCCGGTTGGTGATCAGCCACATCATCCTGCCCAACGCCCCGGTCGAGCAGACCGCCGCCGCCCTCGCAGACCTGGCGGTGTACCTGCTCCTGCACGCGGTCACCCTGC
This window harbors:
- a CDS encoding TetR/AcrR family transcriptional regulator, which encodes MGEVRDGTRTRDSIVEAARTLTVATGWDSVRMGAVASAAGVSRQTVYNEFGSKAGLAEALARREIDRFVGDVRALLRTHGDDVRAAAHATITHTLTEAADDPLIKAVLTSDQGGSDELLPYLTTRQELVLTEATEALLEWADTVLPGADRAAVTFATDSVVRLVISHIILPNAPVEQTAAALADLAVYLLLHAVTLRSYAD